A single region of the Pseudomonas mandelii genome encodes:
- a CDS encoding PA3371 family protein, protein MSKSAAGFLILALLSGILHLSLVPDTVATVPLIACGVFGALFVLALIIGRKIKFDPVLR, encoded by the coding sequence ATGTCCAAATCAGCCGCAGGATTTTTGATCCTTGCCTTACTGAGCGGCATTCTTCATCTGTCATTGGTCCCGGACACGGTTGCCACCGTACCCCTGATCGCCTGCGGCGTTTTCGGCGCGTTATTCGTGCTGGCGCTGATTATCGGACGCAAAATCAAATTCGATCCGGTTCTGCGCTGA
- a CDS encoding tetratricopeptide repeat-containing response regulator has product MLSYHQKSFLIVDDFSDFRSSVRSMLRELGVKDVDTADTGEQALRMCSQKAYDFILQDFHLGDGKKNGQQVLEDLMIEKLISHESVFVMVTAETSQAMVLSALEHEPDAYLTKPFNRSGLAQRLERLEQRKNLLKPILQALDRGKPLEVLNACIELCKKDIRYSPLCLRYRADALRDLNQNEALERLYDSIIADRPLPWAFAGLGKLLFKRGQVSQAKGVYEKALKVFPMMPALYDGMADVLVAEGDTKGAQKVLEEAIRLSPLAVRRQALLGKLAMANEDFDTASKAYRQAVSQGAQSRFKDAESNLGLAHALISKGSEKGLDTRTRLEINTTLSLVAKENPSDPGLQIRARLMKATSLLLNDAETAEKLTEQAMMRLDGMEQFMSAEAALLVAKQLQMLGQASAGATMLKNCAEIYGDDPVVMQGIAKLTDDPTILSQSNAASDLNRQGVQVYKTGNLVEARAIFRKALALQPKNISIALNMAQSLLHGTDTSVASAELDECRACLKLVGMMPDTDARYPRFQKLKIKAFSG; this is encoded by the coding sequence ATGCTGTCGTATCACCAAAAGAGTTTTCTGATCGTCGATGATTTCTCGGATTTCCGCAGTTCCGTCAGGTCCATGCTGCGTGAACTGGGGGTCAAGGACGTCGACACCGCAGACACCGGGGAGCAGGCGCTGCGCATGTGTTCGCAGAAGGCCTACGATTTCATCCTGCAGGATTTTCACCTCGGCGACGGCAAGAAGAACGGCCAGCAAGTCCTCGAAGACTTGATGATCGAAAAACTGATCAGCCATGAAAGCGTGTTCGTCATGGTCACTGCCGAAACCAGCCAGGCCATGGTGCTCAGCGCGCTGGAACACGAACCCGACGCTTACCTGACCAAGCCGTTCAACCGTTCCGGCCTGGCCCAGCGCCTGGAGCGTCTGGAACAGCGCAAGAACCTGCTCAAGCCGATCCTGCAAGCGCTCGATCGTGGCAAACCGCTCGAAGTGCTCAATGCCTGCATCGAGCTGTGCAAGAAGGACATCCGTTATTCGCCGCTGTGCCTGCGTTACCGCGCGGACGCCTTGCGCGACCTGAATCAAAACGAAGCGCTGGAACGTCTCTACGACAGCATCATTGCCGATCGGCCGTTGCCGTGGGCGTTTGCCGGGTTGGGCAAGTTGCTGTTCAAGCGTGGCCAGGTCAGCCAGGCTAAGGGCGTCTACGAAAAAGCCCTGAAAGTGTTTCCGATGATGCCGGCGCTGTATGACGGCATGGCTGATGTGCTGGTGGCCGAAGGGGATACCAAGGGCGCGCAGAAAGTATTGGAAGAAGCCATTCGCCTGTCGCCGCTGGCGGTGCGCCGGCAAGCACTGCTGGGCAAACTGGCGATGGCCAACGAAGATTTCGATACGGCCTCAAAGGCTTATCGCCAGGCCGTGTCCCAAGGCGCGCAGTCACGCTTCAAGGATGCCGAAAGCAACCTCGGCCTGGCCCATGCGTTGATCAGCAAAGGCAGCGAGAAAGGCCTGGATACCCGCACCCGACTGGAGATCAATACGACCCTCAGTCTGGTGGCCAAGGAAAACCCGTCTGATCCTGGCCTGCAGATTCGTGCGCGCCTGATGAAAGCCACCAGCCTGTTGCTCAACGACGCCGAAACCGCCGAGAAGCTCACCGAGCAGGCGATGATGCGCCTCGATGGCATGGAGCAGTTCATGAGCGCCGAAGCCGCGCTGCTGGTGGCCAAGCAGCTGCAAATGCTCGGCCAGGCGAGCGCCGGCGCGACGATGTTGAAAAACTGTGCGGAAATCTACGGTGACGATCCAGTGGTGATGCAAGGGATCGCCAAACTGACCGACGACCCGACGATCCTCAGCCAGAGCAACGCGGCCTCCGACCTCAACCGGCAGGGTGTGCAGGTGTACAAGACCGGCAATCTGGTCGAAGCCCGGGCAATCTTTCGCAAAGCGCTGGCGCTGCAACCGAAGAACATCAGTATCGCCCTTAACATGGCGCAATCGCTGCTGCACGGCACCGATACCAGCGTAGCGTCGGCCGAGCTCGATGAATGCCGGGCCTGCCTGAAACTGGTGGGCATGATGCCCGACACCGACGCGCGGTATCCGCGCTTTCAGAAACTGAAAATCAAGGCGTTCAGCGGATGA
- a CDS encoding flagellar brake protein produces MFNALNADDAPQPPKVLSTPMEIAGNLRQLQESHDPLIITFHERTQRFQSYLVNVDRDSNSIALDEMIPRDGERFLLAGEPFKVEGFHDGVRIAWESNGTLTIDESGDARCYRGPLPAEVIYHQRRNAFRAALKLAQLVNVELGGEKLKSTLGGKLLDISATGCKLRFEGDITGSLQLGQVYDRFVAALPFGNMTAPVELRYLHFEERISTTFAGVRFHNMSGLVQRQVERFVYQLQREARRFDKDDM; encoded by the coding sequence GTGTTCAATGCCTTAAACGCGGACGATGCTCCGCAGCCACCCAAGGTGCTATCCACGCCGATGGAAATCGCCGGTAACCTGCGGCAGCTGCAAGAAAGCCATGATCCGCTGATCATCACGTTCCATGAGCGCACCCAACGCTTCCAGAGCTATCTGGTGAACGTTGATCGCGACAGCAATTCGATCGCCCTGGATGAAATGATCCCGCGTGACGGAGAACGTTTTCTGCTGGCCGGAGAACCATTCAAGGTTGAAGGCTTTCATGACGGCGTGCGCATCGCCTGGGAAAGTAACGGTACGCTGACCATCGATGAGTCCGGCGATGCTCGCTGCTATCGTGGCCCACTGCCCGCTGAAGTGATCTATCACCAGCGCCGTAATGCGTTCCGTGCAGCGTTGAAACTGGCGCAACTGGTCAACGTCGAACTGGGCGGTGAGAAACTTAAATCGACCTTGGGCGGCAAGTTGCTGGACATCTCGGCCACCGGCTGCAAACTGCGTTTTGAAGGTGACATCACCGGCAGCCTGCAACTGGGCCAGGTCTATGACCGCTTTGTCGCCGCCCTGCCCTTCGGCAACATGACCGCACCGGTCGAATTGCGTTACCTGCACTTCGAAGAGAGGATCTCCACCACCTTCGCCGGTGTTCGCTTTCATAACATGAGCGGTCTGGTGCAGCGGCAAGTCGAACGGTTCGTCTATCAGCTACAGCGTGAAGCACGCCGTTTCGACAAAGACGACATGTAA
- a CDS encoding CheR family methyltransferase — protein MTSTPQHSAPAPERKALKPSTLDFPVVGVGASAGGLQAIKLFFENMPHDNGMAFVIILHLSPDHQSIADKIIQESTRMPVLQVTKTVPIEKNHVYVISPAQRLTMNDGVLEVSSNDPHGSRHASIDLFFRDLAEVHRERAFCLVLSGSGSDGAVGLSRIKEHGGITMAQAPEDAEFDGMPRAAIETGNVDLVLPVVEMPQKLLELWRNSQEISLPTANDPDLQTFASVSERDAALAEQLLHDILIQLRTGTGHDFKHYKRATVLRRIERRMQVTAQPDLGAYFRFLQNNPDETKALLGDMLIGVTNFFRDREAFEALERNVLPQLVSAAVSAQPEKEEIRVWSAGCSTGEEAYSLAMLLNDQLQLDASKASLQLFATDIDERAISIGRAGLYPQAIVTDVPPTRLRHYFVKEDDHYRIRKEIREKVLFAKHSLLSDPPFSQIDLIVCRNLLIYLDREVQREILQMFHFALRPGGFLFLGSSESADACHELFAPVDKRNRIFRAKTGTTNSRRTPTMPRGGYVRSNISRETPQNAVQRKLSFADIHQRALESAAPPSMIVDANADILHMSDSAGRFLRHVGGELSRNLLTLIVPELRLEIRTTLFQVQQSGLVVKSRAVPISRDNRRYKVDLMAQPYKDEESDGEFVLVIFEEAEVDPSEQAASTLTQTESQVLSNLERELQRTKLHLQDTIEQSEVSSEELKASNEEMQAINEELRSATEELETSKEELQSINEELLTVNFELKTKVEETDKINDYLTNLIASTDIATVFVDRNMRIKWFTPRATDIFSMLPVDTGRSLLDITHRLHYDDLARDAALVFESLNMIEREVSSTDKRWYIARLLPYRSSEDHIDGTVLTFIDITKRRAAEEELRLGEERMRLVAESTRDYAIITLDEQGVITSWNKGAELIFGYSKSEAEGAYYDFIFSEEDRASGVPEKELQTVRDHGRSEDERWHLRKDGSRFFCSGEATLLSGDNLRGYVKIARDLTGHKRQHEAQSLALAETRNTNYLKDEFFAVMSHELKHPLNLIQLNAELLRRLPVTKSVAPAAKAVNTICDAVNSQARIIDDLLDVARVRTGKLKLQPVATDLVSVLRDIHSVVLNERHETTVELHVPSEPLMVHADPTRLEQIIWNLVNNALKFTPPNGHVQLIASQDGNRVRLDVKDNGTGIAAENLEHVFDLFGQAEKQHATHNREGLGIGLSLVRQLAEAQHGSVEVSSPGLGAGCTFSVYLPMAKTDHDAQTATQVDEGAGRLSGLTILLVDDSAEVLETLKMLLEMEDAQVIAFDRPVAALDAAKGTHFDLIISDLGMPVMNGHELMSALRQLPLLRDVPAIALTGYGAQSDIQKSRQSGFDQHIGKPVSYDELIETIEELRRSSSLSIGK, from the coding sequence ATGACCAGCACCCCCCAGCACTCGGCCCCGGCTCCTGAGCGTAAGGCCCTGAAGCCCAGCACCCTGGATTTTCCAGTGGTAGGCGTTGGAGCGTCGGCGGGCGGGCTGCAAGCCATCAAACTGTTTTTCGAGAACATGCCGCATGACAACGGCATGGCGTTCGTGATCATTCTTCACCTGTCGCCCGATCACCAGAGCATCGCGGACAAGATCATCCAGGAATCGACCCGGATGCCAGTCCTGCAAGTCACCAAAACGGTGCCGATCGAGAAAAATCACGTTTACGTCATCTCGCCGGCTCAGCGGCTGACGATGAATGACGGGGTGCTTGAAGTCAGCAGCAACGACCCGCACGGGTCTCGGCACGCCTCGATTGATCTGTTTTTCCGCGACCTGGCCGAAGTCCACCGCGAGCGCGCTTTCTGCCTGGTGCTGTCAGGCAGTGGCTCCGATGGTGCGGTCGGGCTGTCGCGCATCAAGGAACACGGTGGCATCACCATGGCCCAGGCACCGGAAGATGCCGAGTTTGACGGCATGCCTCGCGCTGCCATCGAAACCGGCAATGTCGATCTGGTGTTGCCGGTGGTGGAAATGCCGCAAAAGCTGCTGGAGCTGTGGCGAAACTCACAGGAAATCAGCCTGCCCACCGCCAACGACCCGGACCTGCAAACGTTCGCCTCCGTGTCCGAGCGTGACGCGGCGCTCGCCGAACAGCTGCTCCATGACATCCTGATCCAGCTGCGCACCGGCACCGGCCATGATTTCAAGCACTACAAGCGCGCGACCGTGTTGCGGCGGATCGAGCGCCGGATGCAGGTCACGGCCCAACCCGACCTGGGTGCCTATTTCCGCTTCCTGCAAAACAATCCCGACGAAACCAAAGCCCTGCTGGGCGATATGTTGATTGGCGTGACCAACTTCTTCCGTGATCGCGAGGCGTTCGAAGCCCTGGAGCGGAACGTGCTGCCGCAACTGGTCAGTGCCGCCGTGTCGGCGCAGCCCGAGAAAGAAGAAATCCGTGTCTGGTCCGCCGGTTGTTCAACGGGCGAAGAAGCCTACAGCCTGGCGATGCTGCTCAACGATCAACTGCAACTGGACGCCAGCAAAGCCTCGCTGCAACTGTTCGCCACCGACATTGACGAGCGCGCCATCAGCATCGGCCGGGCCGGTCTGTACCCGCAAGCGATCGTGACCGATGTGCCGCCGACGCGCCTGCGGCATTACTTCGTCAAGGAAGATGACCACTACCGGATTCGCAAGGAAATTCGCGAAAAGGTCCTGTTTGCCAAACACAGCCTGTTGTCCGATCCGCCCTTTTCGCAGATTGACCTGATCGTTTGCCGCAACCTGCTGATCTACCTGGATCGCGAAGTGCAGCGTGAAATTCTGCAAATGTTTCACTTCGCACTGCGTCCGGGCGGTTTCCTGTTCCTGGGCTCTTCCGAGAGCGCCGATGCTTGCCACGAACTGTTCGCTCCGGTGGACAAGCGCAACCGGATCTTCCGCGCCAAGACCGGCACGACCAATAGCCGACGTACCCCAACCATGCCGCGCGGCGGGTATGTGCGCAGCAATATTTCCCGTGAGACGCCGCAAAACGCGGTGCAGCGCAAACTGTCCTTTGCCGACATCCATCAGCGCGCCCTCGAAAGCGCGGCGCCACCGAGCATGATTGTCGATGCCAACGCCGACATCCTGCACATGAGCGATAGCGCTGGGCGCTTCCTGCGCCATGTGGGCGGCGAGTTGTCGCGTAACTTGCTGACGCTGATTGTTCCCGAGTTGCGTCTGGAGATTCGCACCACGCTGTTTCAGGTCCAGCAGAGTGGCCTGGTGGTCAAATCCCGTGCGGTGCCGATCAGCCGGGACAACCGGCGTTACAAAGTCGACCTGATGGCGCAGCCTTATAAGGACGAAGAGTCGGACGGCGAGTTTGTCCTGGTGATTTTCGAAGAGGCCGAAGTCGATCCCTCGGAACAGGCCGCCTCGACCCTGACGCAAACCGAAAGCCAGGTGCTGTCCAACCTTGAACGCGAACTGCAACGCACCAAGTTGCACTTGCAGGACACCATCGAACAATCGGAAGTCTCCAGCGAGGAGCTGAAGGCCTCCAACGAAGAAATGCAGGCAATCAACGAAGAGCTGCGCTCGGCCACCGAAGAGCTGGAGACCAGCAAGGAAGAACTGCAATCGATCAACGAAGAGTTGCTGACGGTCAACTTCGAGCTGAAAACCAAAGTTGAAGAAACCGACAAGATCAACGACTACCTGACCAACCTGATCGCCTCCACCGACATCGCCACGGTGTTCGTTGACCGCAACATGCGGATCAAATGGTTCACTCCGCGCGCCACGGACATCTTCAGCATGTTGCCGGTGGATACCGGACGCTCCTTGCTCGACATCACCCACCGACTGCACTACGACGACCTGGCCCGTGATGCAGCGCTGGTCTTCGAGTCATTGAACATGATCGAGCGCGAAGTCAGCAGCACCGACAAGCGCTGGTACATCGCCCGCCTGCTGCCCTACCGCTCCAGCGAAGACCATATCGACGGGACGGTGCTGACCTTCATCGACATCACCAAACGCCGCGCCGCCGAAGAAGAACTGCGCCTGGGCGAAGAACGCATGCGTCTGGTGGCTGAAAGCACCCGCGATTACGCGATCATCACGCTGGATGAACAAGGGGTGATCACCAGCTGGAACAAAGGTGCCGAGTTGATCTTCGGTTATAGCAAGAGCGAAGCAGAGGGCGCTTATTACGACTTTATTTTCTCTGAAGAGGACCGCGCCAGCGGCGTGCCCGAGAAAGAACTGCAGACGGTGCGCGACCATGGGCGCAGCGAGGACGAACGCTGGCACTTGCGCAAGGATGGCAGTCGGTTCTTTTGCAGTGGTGAGGCGACGTTGCTCAGCGGTGACAACCTCCGAGGCTACGTGAAGATTGCCCGGGACCTGACCGGCCACAAACGTCAGCACGAAGCGCAAAGCCTGGCGCTGGCCGAGACCCGCAACACCAATTACCTCAAGGACGAGTTCTTCGCAGTCATGTCCCATGAGCTCAAGCACCCGCTGAACCTGATCCAGCTCAACGCTGAGCTGCTGCGTCGCCTGCCGGTGACCAAGTCCGTGGCTCCGGCCGCCAAGGCCGTCAATACGATCTGCGATGCCGTCAATAGCCAGGCCCGGATCATCGATGATCTGCTGGATGTCGCCCGTGTCCGTACCGGCAAACTCAAGCTGCAACCGGTCGCCACGGACCTGGTCAGCGTGCTGCGTGATATCCACAGCGTCGTGCTCAACGAACGGCACGAAACCACGGTCGAGTTGCATGTGCCTTCAGAGCCGTTGATGGTGCATGCCGATCCGACACGCCTGGAACAGATTATCTGGAACCTGGTGAACAACGCGCTGAAATTCACCCCGCCCAATGGCCACGTGCAACTGATCGCCAGCCAGGACGGGAACAGGGTGCGGCTGGACGTCAAAGACAACGGCACCGGCATTGCCGCCGAGAACCTTGAGCACGTGTTCGATCTGTTCGGCCAGGCAGAGAAGCAACATGCCACGCACAACCGTGAAGGGCTGGGGATCGGCTTGTCGCTGGTCCGCCAACTGGCAGAAGCACAACACGGCTCGGTTGAAGTGAGCTCACCCGGGTTGGGTGCAGGGTGCACGTTCAGTGTCTACTTGCCGATGGCCAAGACTGATCATGACGCTCAAACCGCTACGCAGGTCGACGAGGGGGCCGGACGGCTGAGCGGCTTGACCATTCTGCTGGTCGACGACTCTGCCGAAGTGCTGGAAACCTTGAAGATGCTGCTGGAAATGGAGGACGCGCAAGTGATTGCCTTCGACCGTCCGGTGGCCGCGCTGGACGCCGCAAAAGGCACGCACTTCGACCTGATCATTTCGGACCTGGGCATGCCAGTCATGAACGGTCACGAACTGATGAGCGCTTTGCGGCAACTCCCGCTGCTCAGGGATGTGCCGGCCATTGCGCTGACGGGCTACGGTGCCCAAAGCGATATTCAGAAATCCCGGCAATCGGGCTTCGACCAGCACATCGGCAAACCGGTGTCCTACGATGAACTGATCGAGACCATTGAGGAACTGCGACGCTCCTCGAGCCTGTCGATCGGCAAATGA
- a CDS encoding MFS transporter — MRQIWKPFRALYFASLMMLIGSGLLSTYLGLRLAADNVDSLWVGALMAANYFGLVLGGKIGHRLIARVGHIRAYSACAGIVGAAVLGHGLVDWLPAWIFLRVIVGLGMMCQYMVIESWLNEQAEASQRGTVFSGYMIASYLGLVLGQLILVMHPALGLELLMLVALCFALCLVPVALTRRIHPAPLHPAPMEPRFFIKRVPQSLSTVLGAGLIIGSFYGLAPLYASQQGLSTEQVGLFMGSCIFAGLLVQWPLGWLSDRYDRALLIRCFAVVLALTALPLAIMQQVPLEVLFVAGFFCSLVMFCLYPLAVAFSNDHVEGDRRVSLTAMLLVTYGVGASIGPLVAGVLMKLFGSHMLYAFFSFFALVLVWRIRPKAVTNLHQVEDAPLHHVAMPDSMSSSPLVACLDPRVDEQVVQDQMQNPISPEPAPEPEPDPETDPPSEDPDAGREQSFTEARP; from the coding sequence ATGCGCCAAATCTGGAAACCTTTTCGAGCGCTTTATTTTGCCTCGCTGATGATGTTGATCGGCTCAGGCTTGCTGAGTACCTACCTGGGCTTGCGTCTGGCGGCGGATAACGTCGACAGCTTGTGGGTGGGTGCGTTGATGGCCGCCAACTATTTCGGCCTGGTGCTGGGTGGCAAGATCGGTCACCGACTGATCGCCCGGGTCGGGCATATTCGCGCCTATTCGGCCTGCGCCGGGATTGTCGGCGCGGCGGTGCTCGGCCACGGTCTGGTCGACTGGCTGCCAGCGTGGATATTCCTGCGGGTGATCGTCGGTCTCGGCATGATGTGCCAGTACATGGTGATCGAAAGCTGGCTCAATGAGCAGGCTGAAGCGTCCCAGCGTGGCACGGTATTCAGCGGCTACATGATCGCGTCCTACCTGGGACTGGTGCTGGGCCAACTGATTCTGGTCATGCACCCGGCCCTGGGCCTGGAGCTGCTGATGCTGGTCGCCTTGTGCTTCGCGCTGTGTCTGGTGCCGGTGGCCCTGACCCGGCGGATTCACCCGGCGCCATTGCATCCGGCGCCGATGGAGCCGCGGTTCTTCATCAAGCGCGTGCCGCAGTCATTGAGCACGGTGCTGGGCGCGGGGCTGATCATTGGCTCCTTCTACGGTCTGGCGCCGCTGTATGCTTCGCAGCAAGGATTGTCCACCGAGCAGGTCGGTCTGTTTATGGGTAGCTGCATTTTTGCCGGGCTGCTGGTGCAGTGGCCATTGGGCTGGCTCTCTGACCGTTATGACCGGGCGTTGTTGATCCGCTGTTTTGCGGTGGTCCTGGCCCTGACCGCGTTGCCGCTGGCGATCATGCAGCAGGTGCCGCTGGAGGTTCTGTTCGTCGCCGGGTTCTTCTGTTCGCTGGTGATGTTCTGCCTGTATCCGCTGGCGGTGGCCTTCTCCAATGACCACGTCGAAGGTGATCGTCGCGTGTCCCTGACAGCGATGTTGCTGGTGACTTACGGCGTGGGCGCCAGCATCGGGCCGTTGGTGGCCGGGGTCCTGATGAAGCTGTTCGGCAGCCACATGCTGTATGCCTTCTTCAGCTTCTTCGCGTTGGTGCTGGTGTGGCGGATTCGCCCGAAAGCGGTCACCAACCTGCATCAGGTCGAAGATGCGCCGCTGCATCACGTGGCTATGCCGGACAGTATGTCGAGTTCGCCGCTGGTGGCGTGCCTTGACCCGCGGGTCGATGAGCAGGTGGTGCAGGATCAGATGCAAAATCCGATCAGCCCGGAACCTGCGCCTGAACCAGAGCCGGATCCCGAGACCGATCCACCATCAGAAGACCCGGATGCGGGTCGTGAGCAAAGCTTCACTGAAGCCAGGCCCTAA
- a CDS encoding sensor histidine kinase has product MSQDNSALDFSTVIASTVHDMKNSLTLLMQAHSQWLARLPDPERHSPEQGVIEYEFAHLNGMLVQLLGLYKLGVNQMPLQPAYHELDDFIEAQLAAHQEVFASRGIVATYEVDPLSPLGFFDRELVASVLANCINNAIRYARQSLLISVGDEAGELVLSINDDGDGYPVEMIERQADYVQGINHSSGSTGLGLYFAGRIAALHQRNGVEGRTRISNGGPLGGGVFSLCLP; this is encoded by the coding sequence ATGAGCCAAGACAACTCTGCACTGGATTTTTCGACGGTGATTGCCTCCACCGTGCACGACATGAAGAACTCGTTGACCCTGCTGATGCAGGCCCACAGCCAATGGCTGGCCCGCTTGCCCGATCCCGAACGGCACAGCCCGGAGCAGGGCGTCATCGAGTACGAGTTCGCTCACCTCAACGGCATGCTGGTGCAGTTGCTGGGGCTGTACAAACTGGGCGTCAATCAGATGCCGTTGCAGCCGGCCTACCATGAGCTGGATGATTTCATCGAAGCGCAACTGGCCGCTCATCAGGAAGTGTTCGCCAGTCGCGGCATTGTCGCGACTTATGAAGTCGACCCGTTGAGCCCCTTGGGTTTCTTTGATCGCGAGCTGGTGGCCTCGGTGCTGGCCAACTGCATCAACAACGCCATTCGTTACGCCCGCCAGTCATTGCTGATCAGTGTCGGCGACGAGGCCGGCGAACTGGTGCTGTCCATCAACGACGATGGCGACGGTTATCCGGTCGAGATGATCGAGCGTCAGGCCGATTATGTGCAGGGCATCAACCACAGCAGCGGCAGCACAGGCCTGGGCTTGTATTTCGCCGGACGGATCGCCGCCTTGCATCAGCGCAATGGCGTGGAAGGACGCACCCGGATCAGCAACGGCGGGCCGTTGGGTGGTGGGGTGTTCAGCCTCTGTTTGCCCTGA
- a CDS encoding glutamine synthetase family protein: protein MTAEGFLEGRRLQMARGVLLQCIMGGYPPARFYGSDDGDLALVPDPAHIHRLPWSPQPRALAICDADELTGESSKLSTRGQLKAVITRYAALGLAPVVATELEFFVFAPNPDPTQPFQPPLGLDGRREEGHSAFSVSSNNGLRPFFSEVYQCMAALGLPRDTFMHEMGVSQFEINLLHGDPLLLADQTFLFKHLLKEVALKHGLSVVCMAKPLAHTPGSSMHIHQSIVEIGNGRNVFSDAAGQPTATFRHFIGGQQAGMADFTALFAPNVNSYQRLCHPYASPNNACWSHDNRAAGLRIPASSPAARRVENRLPGADANPYLAIAASLAAGLYGIENELEPSEAIQGEFEVPDNLSLPCTLHAALERLKRSQLAKELFGKEFIEGYVASKTMELTSFFDEITPWERRVLATQA, encoded by the coding sequence ATGACCGCCGAGGGGTTTCTCGAAGGAAGGCGTTTGCAGATGGCGCGGGGTGTGCTGCTGCAATGCATCATGGGCGGATATCCGCCCGCACGCTTTTACGGCAGCGATGATGGCGACCTGGCGCTGGTGCCTGACCCGGCACACATCCACCGCCTGCCCTGGAGCCCGCAACCGCGGGCACTGGCCATTTGCGACGCCGATGAACTGACCGGCGAGAGCTCGAAGCTGTCGACCCGTGGCCAACTCAAGGCGGTGATCACCCGTTACGCGGCGCTGGGCCTGGCGCCGGTGGTGGCGACCGAGCTGGAATTCTTCGTGTTCGCGCCCAATCCCGACCCGACGCAACCGTTCCAGCCGCCGCTGGGCCTGGACGGTCGGCGCGAGGAAGGTCATTCGGCGTTCAGTGTCAGTTCCAATAACGGTCTGCGGCCATTCTTCAGCGAAGTCTACCAATGCATGGCGGCCCTGGGTTTGCCGCGCGACACCTTCATGCATGAGATGGGCGTCAGCCAGTTCGAGATCAACTTGCTGCACGGCGATCCGTTGCTGCTGGCCGACCAGACGTTCCTGTTCAAGCACCTGCTCAAGGAAGTCGCGCTCAAGCACGGCCTGAGCGTGGTGTGCATGGCCAAACCGCTGGCGCACACGCCGGGCAGTTCGATGCACATTCACCAGAGCATCGTCGAGATCGGCAACGGACGAAATGTGTTCAGCGATGCGGCAGGCCAACCGACAGCGACCTTCCGTCACTTCATTGGTGGCCAACAGGCCGGCATGGCGGATTTCACCGCGTTGTTTGCGCCGAACGTGAATTCCTATCAGCGCTTGTGCCATCCGTATGCTTCGCCGAACAATGCCTGCTGGTCCCACGACAACCGGGCCGCCGGATTGCGCATTCCGGCCAGTTCACCGGCCGCCCGTCGGGTCGAAAACCGCTTGCCGGGGGCTGACGCGAATCCGTATCTGGCGATCGCCGCCAGTCTTGCCGCCGGTTTGTATGGCATTGAGAACGAACTGGAGCCGAGCGAGGCGATCCAGGGCGAATTCGAAGTCCCGGATAATCTTTCGTTGCCGTGTACCTTGCATGCCGCTCTTGAACGTCTGAAACGTAGCCAATTGGCGAAGGAACTGTTCGGCAAGGAGTTCATCGAAGGCTACGTCGCTTCGAAGACCATGGAGTTGACCAGCTTCTTTGATGAAATTACCCCCTGGGAGCGCCGTGTCCTGGCCACCCAGGCCTGA
- the phnN gene encoding phosphonate metabolism protein/1,5-bisphosphokinase (PRPP-forming) PhnN, which translates to MDGRLIYLMGPSGSGKDSLIEAARQPLRSINGEVVRRVITRSAESVGEDAIGVSREEFEQRRDKGDFALSWHAHGLDYGIPVQIDHWLEEGRHVLVNGSRGHLAEALQRYPTLLPVLLTVQDEVLRERLMKRGRESLAEIEARLRRNRLFTAEDPLGDSQIYRLDNSGEIAVTVANLLKLLNVSAEPDRI; encoded by the coding sequence ATGGATGGCAGGCTGATTTACTTGATGGGGCCTTCCGGATCCGGCAAAGACAGCCTCATCGAAGCGGCTCGACAACCTTTACGCTCGATAAACGGCGAAGTGGTACGACGGGTCATTACGCGTTCGGCTGAATCCGTAGGCGAAGATGCCATCGGAGTCTCTCGCGAGGAGTTCGAACAACGCCGCGACAAGGGTGACTTTGCGCTGTCGTGGCACGCCCATGGCCTGGATTACGGCATTCCGGTCCAGATCGACCATTGGCTGGAAGAAGGTCGTCATGTCTTGGTCAATGGCTCTCGTGGCCACCTGGCCGAGGCACTGCAACGCTACCCGACATTGTTGCCGGTGCTGTTGACGGTCCAGGATGAGGTATTACGCGAGCGACTGATGAAGCGAGGCCGTGAGAGCCTTGCAGAAATTGAAGCCAGATTGCGCCGCAACAGGTTATTTACAGCGGAGGATCCTCTCGGTGATTCGCAGATCTACCGACTCGACAACTCTGGCGAGATTGCCGTCACCGTCGCCAATCTTCTGAAATTGCTGAACGTCAGCGCAGAACCGGATCGAATTTGA